The following are encoded in a window of Bacillus sp. SORGH_AS_0510 genomic DNA:
- a CDS encoding polymer-forming cytoskeletal protein, translated as MDTKDRGDLVINGFGASNGGAFHQVTLNGFGTVHSDVECIEFESNGFGTVDGNVKSEHTKINGKAKVKGTMESQNVSIDGTAKIEEHLIGKIVKVYGKASVGGRVKADEVKINGVLTVGGDCEAEMFKADSQFSIGGLLNAEDIKIQLHGPCKAKEIGGETITVKYKGSLFGSLIKPLFPTQLEVEVIEGDKIELENTIAKVVRGNQVKIGRNCQIAVVEYRDDFSQHKQAVVNESRKV; from the coding sequence ATGGATACGAAGGATAGAGGAGACTTAGTCATCAATGGTTTCGGAGCCTCGAACGGTGGAGCATTTCACCAGGTCACATTGAATGGATTCGGTACGGTACACAGTGATGTGGAATGCATAGAGTTTGAAAGTAATGGGTTCGGGACAGTGGATGGAAATGTGAAAAGTGAGCACACCAAAATAAACGGCAAAGCAAAGGTAAAGGGGACGATGGAGTCCCAAAACGTCTCAATCGATGGAACGGCAAAGATTGAGGAACATCTTATTGGAAAAATCGTAAAGGTTTACGGTAAGGCGTCGGTGGGTGGCAGAGTAAAGGCTGATGAAGTCAAAATTAATGGCGTTTTAACGGTTGGAGGAGATTGCGAGGCTGAGATGTTTAAAGCCGATTCTCAATTTTCTATTGGTGGGTTATTAAATGCGGAGGACATTAAAATTCAGCTGCATGGTCCTTGTAAGGCAAAAGAGATTGGCGGAGAAACGATCACCGTGAAATATAAAGGATCCCTTTTTGGGAGTTTAATAAAACCGTTGTTTCCTACACAGTTGGAAGTAGAAGTGATTGAAGGAGACAAAATCGAACTGGAGAATACGATTGCTAAGGTTGTACGTGGAAATCAGGTGAAGATTGGCCGGAATTGTCAAATCGCTGTGGTGGAATACCGGGACGATTTTTCGCAGCACAAACAGGCTGTAGTCAATGAAAGTAGAAAGGTGTAG
- a CDS encoding MDR family MFS transporter — MTAKDSKLGLVVTGLLLGILMASMDNTIVVTAMGTIVGDLGGLESFVWVVSAYMVAEMAGMPIFGKLSDMYGRKRFFIFGLILFMAGSALCGTAETITQLSIYRAIQGVGGGALVPIAFTIMFDLFPPEKRGKMGGLFGAVFGLSSIFGPLLGAYITDNISWHWIFYINLPLGILSLIFIVIAYKESPVHQKQTIDWWGAVTLVSAVVCLMFALELGGQKYDWDSVTIVSLFAGFAVLFLLFLFAETKARDPIISFSMFKNRLFAGSTIVGLFYGAAFMAATVYIPIFVQGVYGGSATNSGLILLPMMLGSVVTAQVGGFLTTKMSYRNIMFVSGVILIGGILLLSTLTPESSRAILTLYMIVVGLGVGFSFSVLSMAAIHPFGMEQRGSATSTSNFIRSLGMTIGITVFGTIQRNDFSEGLGKAFAGMGPMPKGGAFGDSRALLSEEGRKMIPPQILDKITDALSSSIVHTFTWALVPAGLAFLFIFILGKEHMVINRREGSK, encoded by the coding sequence ATGACAGCGAAGGATAGTAAACTAGGTTTGGTAGTCACAGGGCTGTTATTAGGTATTTTAATGGCATCGATGGATAATACCATCGTCGTTACCGCGATGGGGACGATTGTTGGGGACCTCGGCGGCCTTGAAAGCTTTGTTTGGGTTGTGTCTGCTTACATGGTGGCAGAGATGGCAGGTATGCCGATTTTCGGAAAACTGTCTGACATGTACGGGCGGAAGCGGTTCTTTATTTTTGGATTAATTTTATTTATGGCGGGTTCCGCTTTGTGTGGGACGGCGGAAACGATCACGCAGTTAAGTATTTACCGTGCCATTCAGGGAGTCGGCGGCGGAGCGCTTGTGCCGATTGCCTTTACGATAATGTTTGACCTGTTTCCTCCGGAGAAACGGGGGAAGATGGGCGGTTTGTTTGGAGCGGTATTTGGGTTGTCGAGCATTTTCGGGCCACTGTTAGGAGCTTATATTACAGACAATATTAGTTGGCATTGGATTTTCTACATTAATCTGCCGCTTGGGATTCTTTCATTAATCTTTATTGTGATTGCCTATAAAGAGTCACCTGTTCATCAAAAGCAAACCATTGACTGGTGGGGCGCGGTGACATTGGTTAGCGCAGTGGTCTGTCTCATGTTTGCTCTAGAGCTTGGGGGACAGAAATATGATTGGGATTCGGTGACGATTGTAAGCTTGTTTGCAGGATTTGCGGTTCTGTTTCTCCTCTTTTTATTTGCGGAGACAAAGGCTAGGGATCCAATTATCTCTTTTTCCATGTTTAAAAACCGGCTGTTTGCCGGGAGCACCATTGTCGGCTTGTTTTACGGAGCGGCCTTTATGGCAGCAACGGTGTACATCCCGATTTTTGTCCAAGGGGTATATGGCGGCAGTGCAACGAATTCGGGGTTGATTTTATTACCTATGATGCTGGGATCTGTTGTGACCGCTCAAGTAGGTGGATTTTTAACAACGAAAATGAGCTACCGCAATATCATGTTCGTGTCCGGTGTGATTTTGATTGGTGGAATATTGCTGTTAAGTACACTCACCCCAGAATCCAGCCGAGCGATATTAACCCTATATATGATCGTTGTTGGTCTGGGAGTGGGATTCTCGTTTTCTGTGTTGAGCATGGCAGCGATTCATCCGTTTGGCATGGAGCAGCGGGGATCGGCAACTTCAACTAGTAACTTTATTCGTTCGCTTGGCATGACGATCGGAATTACCGTCTTCGGTACGATTCAACGGAATGATTTTTCAGAAGGTCTTGGAAAGGCCTTTGCTGGAATGGGGCCGATGCCGAAGGGGGGAGCGTTCGGAGATTCACGTGCGTTATTATCAGAGGAGGGCCGGAAAATGATTCCGCCACAGATTCTTGATAAAATTACTGATGCACTTTCCAGCTCGATTGTCCACACGTTTACATGGGCCCTCGTACCAGCAGGACTCGCCTTCTTATTTATCTTCATTTTAGGTAAAGAACACATGGTGATTAACCGCAGAGAAGGTTCAAAATAA
- the groES gene encoding co-chaperone GroES, translated as MLRPLGDRIIIELVESEEKTASGIVLPDSAKEKPQEGKVVAVGTGRVLESGERVALDVTVGNRIIFSKYAGTEVKYQGVEYLILRENDILAIVE; from the coding sequence TTGTTAAGACCATTAGGTGATCGCATTATCATTGAGCTTGTTGAATCAGAAGAAAAAACTGCAAGCGGTATCGTATTACCAGATTCAGCGAAAGAAAAGCCTCAGGAAGGAAAAGTTGTTGCCGTTGGTACTGGCCGCGTACTTGAAAGCGGAGAGCGTGTAGCACTTGATGTTACTGTAGGCAATCGCATTATCTTCTCAAAATACGCTGGTACTGAAGTGAAATACCAGGGTGTTGAATATTTAATTTTACGCGAAAACGATATCCTTGCTATTGTTGAGTAA
- a CDS encoding CPBP family intramembrane glutamic endopeptidase codes for MKKEYWWIIIVYIAMQLSSLVGLPVLLYGFKYAGINQRLAVPVWLIASFSIALIIILFLLRKEFNTKRLDERSSSLGMSIAWAIFGVFLALFSQSIAGMIEHLMGIKSGSENTKDILTIIDTLPWAILVTSIFGPILEEIVFRKIIFGSLYKRFNFFISALISSVVFALAHMEPVHILLYSAMGFTFAFLYVITKRIWVPIFAHVTMNTLVVLVQLVFKDDIERLQRQAEAVQNFIGGFL; via the coding sequence TTGAAAAAAGAGTATTGGTGGATCATCATTGTTTATATTGCTATGCAGCTATCGAGTCTTGTCGGACTTCCCGTATTATTATACGGCTTCAAATATGCAGGAATTAACCAACGGCTGGCTGTCCCAGTTTGGCTGATTGCTAGTTTTTCGATTGCCCTAATTATCATTCTTTTCCTTTTACGAAAAGAATTCAATACGAAGAGACTAGATGAGCGCAGCAGTTCTCTTGGCATGTCCATCGCCTGGGCCATCTTCGGTGTGTTTTTAGCCTTATTTTCGCAATCCATTGCTGGGATGATTGAGCATCTCATGGGGATTAAATCAGGGTCTGAGAATACGAAGGATATCCTGACCATCATAGACACGTTACCATGGGCCATACTAGTAACAAGTATTTTCGGTCCGATTTTAGAGGAAATTGTTTTTCGAAAAATTATCTTTGGCTCTCTTTATAAGCGGTTTAACTTCTTTATCTCTGCACTCATCAGCTCAGTTGTTTTCGCTTTAGCACATATGGAACCTGTGCACATTTTACTTTATTCAGCTATGGGCTTTACGTTTGCCTTTCTATATGTCATCACCAAGCGGATTTGGGTACCGATTTTTGCCCATGTGACCATGAACACCCTGGTGGTCTTAGTCCAGCTAGTCTTTAAAGACGATATTGAAAGACTGCAGCGTCAGGCTGAAGCGGTTCAAAACTTTATCGGAGGATTCTTATGA
- a CDS encoding YdiK family protein, with product MRRSPLFSGLIYFFLGGLFTYFAIDDVQKNGWGFFSYLLVLLATFDFGSGLKMVAFHFRYKDKLKK from the coding sequence ATGAGACGTTCACCTTTGTTTTCCGGTTTGATTTATTTCTTTTTAGGCGGATTGTTTACCTATTTCGCCATTGACGATGTTCAAAAAAACGGCTGGGGCTTTTTCAGCTACCTACTAGTTCTTCTCGCCACCTTTGACTTCGGCTCGGGCCTAAAAATGGTCGCCTTTCACTTTCGATATAAAGATAAACTGAAAAAATAA
- a CDS encoding ABC transporter substrate-binding protein, giving the protein MKKSVVLVLCTMLFLLSACGAESKEAGGEKKEKVVKIGITQIVEHPSLDAAREGFIAALKDAGYEEGKNLKLDYQNAQGDMNNNMSIAQKLVADKDDLILAIATPSAQAVVKATKDIPILFTAITDPVGAELVKSLDKPGGNTTGTSDTHPEAIKNTINAIKTFIPTAKKVGIIYNNGEPNSVVNVKNAKKALEAAGLEAVETTITASSEVKQAAESMVGRADVLYIPKDNTVVAALESVITVANANNIPTFVGEGDSVKRGTFASYGFDYHDLGYTTGKMAVEILKGKKPSEMPVGFPEKLELYINKKAAQEEGINLTEEMLEDAKIVGE; this is encoded by the coding sequence ATGAAGAAGAGTGTAGTTTTAGTATTATGTACCATGCTTTTCTTACTTTCTGCATGTGGCGCAGAGAGTAAGGAGGCAGGCGGAGAGAAAAAAGAGAAGGTTGTAAAAATCGGGATTACACAAATTGTTGAACACCCGTCACTTGATGCAGCAAGAGAGGGATTTATTGCTGCACTGAAGGATGCTGGCTATGAAGAAGGGAAAAATCTGAAGCTTGATTACCAAAACGCACAGGGGGACATGAACAACAATATGTCTATTGCTCAAAAACTGGTAGCAGATAAGGATGATTTGATCTTGGCTATCGCTACTCCTAGCGCACAAGCGGTGGTGAAGGCGACAAAGGATATCCCGATATTATTTACAGCCATTACCGACCCAGTGGGTGCCGAGCTTGTTAAAAGTCTCGATAAGCCAGGAGGAAATACGACAGGTACATCTGATACGCACCCAGAAGCGATCAAGAATACGATTAATGCAATTAAAACCTTTATTCCTACTGCTAAGAAAGTAGGGATTATCTATAACAATGGGGAACCTAACTCGGTCGTCAATGTGAAGAATGCTAAGAAGGCGTTAGAGGCAGCAGGGCTTGAAGCAGTTGAAACCACCATTACAGCAAGTTCAGAAGTAAAGCAGGCTGCCGAATCAATGGTAGGGCGTGCTGATGTGTTATACATTCCAAAAGATAACACGGTTGTGGCTGCGCTGGAATCGGTAATCACTGTCGCCAATGCGAATAATATTCCAACCTTTGTAGGTGAAGGTGATTCTGTAAAACGTGGAACATTCGCATCATACGGCTTTGACTACCACGACCTGGGCTACACAACTGGTAAAATGGCAGTGGAAATTCTCAAAGGGAAAAAGCCTAGCGAAATGCCTGTCGGCTTCCCGGAAAAACTAGAGCTGTATATCAATAAAAAGGCTGCACAGGAGGAAGGA
- a CDS encoding 2-keto-3-deoxygluconate permease codes for MQIPIKKTLDKIPGGLMVVPLFLGVLTNTFFPQVLQIGSFTTALFSKEASSTILACFMFLIGSQINFKLAPKALKKGAILLTGKFIVGASIGLAVAAIFGPAGILGLTPLAILAALLNANGGLYASLASSYGDETDVGAYALFSLKDGPFFTLVALGASGLASIPFQTLLGVLIPIVIGMILGNIDPDMRKFLGSSKLLLIPFFSFPLGAGMNLSTIVKAGGPGILLGLIAAFTGIGAYFLLKLFKENPIVGLATGSTAGNAVATPAVVAAADPTLAAVAQSATAQVAAACVISAIVCPIIVSYVVKRSEKRKAKQSFARAA; via the coding sequence ATGCAAATTCCAATAAAGAAAACGCTTGATAAAATTCCAGGTGGTCTGATGGTTGTTCCACTTTTTTTAGGGGTATTAACGAATACATTTTTTCCGCAGGTTTTACAAATTGGTAGTTTTACAACGGCATTATTCAGTAAAGAAGCATCATCAACCATTTTGGCATGTTTTATGTTTTTAATTGGTTCCCAAATAAATTTCAAACTAGCACCAAAGGCATTGAAAAAAGGTGCAATATTATTAACAGGAAAATTTATCGTAGGTGCTAGTATTGGTTTAGCTGTAGCGGCGATTTTTGGGCCTGCCGGAATACTAGGATTAACACCATTAGCGATCCTTGCAGCGTTGTTAAATGCTAATGGCGGGTTATATGCATCTCTTGCTTCATCGTATGGCGACGAAACGGATGTAGGTGCATATGCGTTATTTTCTTTAAAAGATGGTCCATTTTTCACATTAGTGGCATTAGGTGCATCCGGCCTTGCCTCTATTCCTTTTCAAACACTTCTAGGAGTATTAATTCCAATTGTTATCGGAATGATTTTAGGAAATATTGATCCTGATATGAGAAAGTTCCTTGGAAGCAGTAAATTATTATTAATTCCATTCTTCTCATTCCCATTAGGCGCTGGAATGAATCTTTCAACTATTGTAAAAGCTGGGGGTCCTGGGATTTTACTAGGATTAATCGCTGCCTTCACTGGAATTGGAGCTTACTTCCTATTGAAGTTATTTAAAGAAAACCCTATCGTTGGTTTAGCAACAGGGTCAACGGCAGGAAATGCGGTAGCTACACCAGCTGTTGTGGCCGCAGCAGATCCAACCTTAGCTGCAGTAGCCCAATCAGCGACTGCACAAGTGGCCGCAGCATGTGTTATATCGGCCATCGTTTGTCCGATTATTGTGAGCTATGTAGTGAAAAGGTCCGAAAAGAGAAAAGCGAAACAATCGTTTGCAAGGGCCGCCTGA
- the dcuS gene encoding DcuS/MalK family sensor histidine kinase has product MKKGKLSLQAVIIIFVCIVVALSLGITDLIISKRITSSVEETEKEKALNVAKMVVLSPQVIGALEGKTNKKNVQVFSNQIRKKTNVNFVVVMDMKGIRLSHPDPEKVGKHFAGGDEGPVLKGKEYVSISKGTLGRSMRAFTPIKNSQGKQVGAVAVGISLESVTKAVQKGRMGMVIGTVIGILIGVVGAVGLARYLKRILLGLEPFAIARLLEERSSMLQSVREGIIAIDQEGNITLVNRTASKLLKRAGLEGNPIGMNVEEYLPETRLTRIINSGESEMDQEQNLHGVTILVNRVPVIVGNQPVGAIATFRDKTEVQVLAEQLTGVRNYADALRAQAHEFMNKLHVILGLVRTEQYDTLAKYVSETVNHRETEVGFVTKKVQDPVLAGFLIGKLSFARESGALLSFDCANILPKPANSEITHELITIIGNLVDNAMEAIADNPIKKVELTLDYAEDILTVEVKDTGMGMTKSLQNKILDKGFSTKGDNRGFGLFLLAQAIERLEGDLIISSKPGKGTNFAVYIPYKAEDEEK; this is encoded by the coding sequence ATGAAGAAGGGAAAACTTAGTTTACAAGCCGTTATTATTATTTTTGTATGCATTGTCGTCGCTTTATCACTTGGAATAACTGATCTAATCATAAGCAAAAGAATTACCTCCAGTGTGGAAGAAACAGAGAAAGAAAAAGCCCTGAATGTGGCAAAGATGGTTGTCCTTAGTCCGCAGGTGATTGGAGCGCTTGAAGGTAAAACGAACAAAAAAAATGTACAAGTTTTTAGTAATCAAATAAGAAAAAAAACCAATGTTAACTTCGTTGTTGTGATGGATATGAAAGGTATTCGTCTATCCCATCCGGACCCCGAAAAGGTTGGAAAGCACTTCGCAGGAGGAGATGAAGGGCCAGTTCTTAAAGGAAAGGAGTATGTGTCCATTTCAAAGGGGACTCTCGGTCGATCCATGCGGGCGTTTACTCCAATAAAAAATTCACAAGGAAAACAAGTCGGTGCAGTTGCCGTAGGAATTTCATTAGAAAGTGTAACAAAGGCAGTACAGAAAGGCCGTATGGGTATGGTCATCGGTACCGTCATTGGTATCTTAATTGGGGTAGTTGGTGCAGTGGGCCTAGCAAGATACCTTAAGAGAATTCTTTTAGGACTCGAGCCGTTCGCGATTGCCAGGTTACTTGAAGAGCGCAGTTCTATGCTTCAGTCTGTTCGCGAGGGAATCATAGCCATTGACCAGGAAGGAAACATCACCCTTGTAAACAGGACAGCCAGTAAACTTTTAAAAAGAGCTGGACTTGAAGGGAATCCTATAGGGATGAACGTTGAAGAGTATTTACCAGAGACTCGGTTAACTCGCATTATAAATTCGGGTGAATCGGAAATGGATCAAGAACAGAATCTGCATGGAGTAACCATCTTAGTAAACAGGGTACCAGTGATTGTGGGAAATCAGCCGGTGGGTGCAATCGCAACGTTCCGTGATAAAACCGAGGTTCAAGTTTTGGCTGAACAGCTTACAGGTGTACGTAATTATGCGGATGCTCTCCGTGCTCAGGCGCATGAGTTCATGAATAAACTTCATGTCATTCTTGGTCTGGTTCGTACAGAACAATACGATACCCTCGCTAAGTATGTGAGTGAAACTGTTAACCACCGTGAAACGGAAGTGGGTTTTGTAACAAAAAAAGTTCAAGATCCGGTTCTTGCCGGATTTCTAATTGGCAAACTAAGCTTTGCAAGAGAATCTGGGGCCTTACTGTCATTTGATTGTGCAAATATACTTCCCAAGCCTGCAAACTCGGAAATTACACATGAGTTAATAACAATCATTGGAAACCTTGTCGATAATGCAATGGAGGCAATTGCGGACAATCCAATCAAAAAAGTTGAGCTTACCCTTGATTACGCAGAGGATATTTTGACAGTCGAGGTTAAAGACACAGGAATGGGAATGACGAAATCTCTCCAAAACAAAATACTGGATAAAGGCTTTTCCACGAAAGGAGACAACCGAGGATTCGGATTATTTCTTTTGGCGCAGGCAATTGAAAGACTGGAGGGGGACCTCATTATTTCGTCCAAGCCTGGAAAGGGAACGAATTTTGCCGTCTATATACCTTACAAAGCAGAGGATGAAGAGAAATGA
- a CDS encoding NAD-dependent malic enzyme encodes MNVPENVIITTLKGKEVLSNPFLNKGTAFTKEEREDLGLDGLLPPQVLTLDEQVKRIYEQYSMRTTNLFKHGLLYDLYNRNVVLFYRLLKEHIAEMLPIIYTPTVGDAIQSYSHSYRRPGGLYLSIDDPAGVEKAFYNLGQPKNGIDLIVVTDSESILGIGDQGVGGINIAIGKLAVYTAAAGIDPSRVLPIVLDVGTNNQALIADPIYIGNKFARVRGERYDQFIDIFVQTARKFFPEVLIHWEDLGNVNARKILDKYGDNILTFNDDIQGTGAVTLAAIMSALKVTGESMKDQRIVIFGPGAAGIGNADQMVDAMVLEGLTREEAYDRFWAIDYRGLLTDETSDVLNFQKPYVRKTNEVKDWDKNEDGIISLMEVVKKVKPTILIGTSGQAGAFTEEIVKEMAKHVERPIILPMSNPTALTEAVPENLIKWTDGKALMATGSPFANVEYKGVSYEIGQSNNAFVFPGLGLGAIVAKAEVISKGMFAAAAYAVARMSDSSKPGASLLPSIEKLHEVSKYVAIEVVNAAIHEGIARADIQDVENAIEDAMWKPEYKEIKSVGIWTNIHSYA; translated from the coding sequence ATGAATGTACCTGAGAATGTGATTATTACAACATTAAAAGGAAAAGAAGTTCTCTCTAATCCTTTTTTGAATAAAGGAACAGCTTTTACGAAAGAGGAAAGGGAAGACCTTGGACTCGACGGTCTGTTGCCGCCTCAAGTGCTTACCCTTGATGAACAAGTAAAGAGGATTTATGAACAATATTCGATGCGGACGACAAATTTATTTAAACACGGTCTGCTTTATGATTTATATAACCGCAACGTTGTTCTGTTTTACCGATTGTTGAAAGAACACATAGCAGAAATGCTTCCAATTATCTACACTCCTACTGTCGGTGATGCAATCCAGTCATACTCCCATAGCTATCGTCGTCCCGGAGGTTTGTATCTTTCCATTGATGATCCTGCAGGCGTGGAGAAGGCATTCTATAATCTTGGGCAGCCAAAAAATGGGATTGATTTAATCGTCGTTACCGACTCTGAAAGCATTCTGGGTATTGGGGACCAAGGGGTAGGCGGTATTAATATTGCGATTGGTAAACTTGCCGTGTACACAGCGGCAGCTGGTATTGATCCAAGCCGTGTTCTGCCAATAGTGTTGGATGTTGGTACGAACAATCAGGCTTTGATCGCAGACCCTATCTATATTGGCAACAAATTTGCTCGTGTCCGCGGTGAGCGATATGATCAATTCATTGATATATTCGTTCAAACTGCAAGAAAGTTCTTTCCAGAAGTTCTGATTCACTGGGAGGACCTTGGCAACGTGAATGCGCGTAAGATTTTGGACAAATACGGTGACAACATCCTTACCTTCAACGATGACATTCAGGGAACAGGTGCAGTGACCCTTGCTGCTATTATGTCTGCTTTGAAAGTAACAGGGGAATCCATGAAAGACCAGCGCATTGTTATCTTCGGGCCAGGGGCTGCCGGAATTGGCAACGCAGACCAAATGGTTGATGCCATGGTTCTTGAAGGGCTGACCAGAGAAGAAGCCTATGACCGTTTCTGGGCGATCGACTATCGCGGGTTACTAACGGATGAAACATCTGATGTCCTGAACTTCCAGAAGCCTTATGTAAGAAAAACAAATGAAGTAAAGGATTGGGATAAAAATGAGGATGGGATTATTTCATTAATGGAAGTCGTTAAAAAGGTGAAACCAACCATCCTGATTGGTACTTCCGGACAAGCCGGTGCCTTCACTGAGGAAATTGTGAAAGAAATGGCCAAGCATGTTGAGCGTCCAATCATCTTGCCTATGTCCAATCCCACTGCACTAACTGAAGCGGTGCCGGAAAATCTGATTAAATGGACAGATGGTAAGGCTCTAATGGCAACCGGAAGCCCGTTTGCCAATGTAGAATACAAAGGTGTTTCCTATGAAATTGGCCAGTCAAATAACGCATTTGTCTTCCCAGGTCTTGGCCTTGGGGCCATAGTGGCAAAAGCGGAAGTGATCTCAAAAGGAATGTTCGCTGCGGCTGCTTATGCGGTTGCAAGAATGTCTGACTCTAGTAAACCGGGAGCATCCTTGTTGCCATCCATTGAAAAACTTCATGAAGTCTCAAAATACGTAGCCATTGAAGTAGTTAATGCTGCAATACACGAAGGAATTGCAAGAGCGGATATTCAAGATGTTGAGAATGCTATTGAAGATGCTATGTGGAAACCTGAGTATAAGGAAATAAAGAGTGTAGGAATTTGGACAAACATTCATTCCTATGCATGA
- a CDS encoding response regulator, translated as MINVMIVEDDPMVAEINKQYLSKIEGFRLAATVNSVAEAIQCLGRKEIQLILLDIFMPGKQGLELLSYLRKNDLELDVIIISAASDLERIKRALRYGVVDYLIKPFEFERFNAALTAYLQQALFIDKQDSVSQQELDHLLLHKEEAVIAEELPKGLTKDTLRQIWDAVQELKQGPFSTDEVANVVGISRVSARKYLNFLKDLGILEVKVIYGTIGRPVYQHEYNQFKEHLIKNFL; from the coding sequence ATGATTAATGTAATGATTGTTGAGGATGACCCGATGGTAGCGGAAATCAATAAGCAGTACCTTTCAAAAATAGAAGGGTTCCGTTTAGCTGCCACAGTCAATTCTGTCGCTGAAGCCATCCAATGTTTGGGAAGGAAGGAGATTCAGCTCATTCTTTTGGATATTTTTATGCCAGGAAAGCAGGGGCTTGAATTGTTATCGTACCTTCGTAAAAATGATCTTGAACTTGATGTCATCATCATTTCAGCAGCCTCAGATCTTGAACGAATTAAGAGGGCATTAAGGTATGGTGTTGTCGACTATTTGATTAAGCCTTTCGAGTTTGAACGGTTTAACGCTGCACTTACTGCCTACCTTCAGCAAGCTCTGTTCATCGATAAACAGGATTCAGTTAGTCAGCAGGAGCTCGATCACTTACTGTTGCACAAAGAAGAGGCCGTTATCGCAGAGGAATTGCCCAAGGGACTAACGAAGGATACCTTAAGGCAGATATGGGATGCGGTTCAAGAGTTGAAGCAGGGGCCATTTTCCACTGATGAAGTAGCGAATGTGGTGGGCATCTCAAGGGTTTCAGCAAGAAAGTACCTTAACTTTTTAAAGGACTTAGGCATACTTGAAGTAAAGGTAATCTATGGAACGATTGGACGGCCTGTGTATCAGCATGAATATAACCAATTTAAAGAGCACTTAATAAAAAACTTTCTGTAA
- a CDS encoding cytoplasmic protein has product MEKSSNLIINGSGSYPGGQYRKISIRGEGTIVNDVDCSSFHVYGTSEARENVKAGSAKILGEAEVKGMMEAEETLVMGTMSVGGKAQLKKMKIYGLLEAEDRLSGESAVIKGSISVKGDVEYETFDSSGGFEIKGLLSADTIKIVVSHGESTAEEIGGGKISVKRGSWLIPFTNIPLSKKSGSLHAKVIEGDEVYLENTKAAIVRGNVVKIGPGCDIGLVEYRENLTHDPTATIKTKTKV; this is encoded by the coding sequence ATGGAGAAAAGTAGTAACCTTATTATCAACGGTTCAGGGAGTTATCCTGGCGGTCAATATAGAAAAATCAGCATCAGAGGAGAGGGGACCATCGTCAATGATGTAGACTGCTCCAGCTTTCATGTATATGGAACGAGTGAGGCTCGGGAAAATGTCAAAGCGGGTTCGGCTAAAATCCTTGGTGAAGCAGAGGTAAAAGGAATGATGGAGGCCGAGGAAACACTCGTTATGGGGACGATGTCAGTCGGGGGTAAGGCGCAGTTGAAAAAAATGAAGATTTACGGCTTGCTCGAGGCTGAAGATCGATTGAGTGGAGAGTCCGCTGTTATTAAAGGGAGCATATCGGTAAAAGGCGATGTCGAGTATGAGACATTTGACTCCAGCGGTGGTTTCGAGATCAAGGGGCTCTTGTCAGCGGATACGATAAAGATTGTTGTAAGTCATGGGGAAAGCACGGCTGAGGAAATCGGCGGCGGAAAAATTTCAGTGAAGAGAGGCTCTTGGCTAATTCCATTCACGAATATCCCACTTTCAAAAAAATCAGGTTCGCTCCATGCGAAGGTGATTGAAGGCGATGAGGTGTATTTGGAGAACACGAAAGCAGCAATCGTTCGGGGAAATGTGGTGAAAATTGGACCTGGGTGTGACATCGGACTGGTGGAATATCGAGAGAATTTGACTCATGATCCTACTGCTACGATTAAAACAAAAACGAAGGTATAG